One Pogoniulus pusillus isolate bPogPus1 chromosome 42, bPogPus1.pri, whole genome shotgun sequence genomic window, CTAGAAGAGAGCAGGGGCATTAAATCTGAGTGCAACTGAAACAGATCCCCCTGTAAAGAGAACAACATCTCTGCATTTCCAGAGACAGAGCTGCATTATCTAATGACAAAACCAGAAGCTGAATTCACCTTCTGCATTCTCAGCAGGCATGAGATCTTCTGCAGCAACAGGGTCCTGCACTAACCCCCGCAGAGGCTCACATTCCTTTGAACAAGAAAAGGTCACTTTTTGGCAATACACATTACCAGACAGAGTGAagaagccctgctgcagcagcccttggaGCAGCCAGAGAAGCAAACAATATTGTTTTTTCCTtaaagaaggcagcagctcatTTGCTACGTGAGTtagaaagaaatgcaaaatCAAAAAGGATCTGAATAAACCAAGGCAAAACCATTTTCTGTCCTACCAGCACTTAATTTTAACCAGGGCAAAATGCTACTCAGAAGCCATAAAGCAGAAGCACTTCCCAATGCCATCCCAGAGTCTCAAGCAGACTCTTGCATCACTTCAGCAACTGCCTTTCAAAAGCAAGCAGACAGAGGGAAAAATTTAAGCAGAAACTGAGCATTCACAGAGACTAAGAGGCTGGTTGTGTGacttaaaggggaaaaaacccagaacGACCCAAACGAACCCAAACTTACCTCAGAGCAATCAAAGTTGGGCTGGGGCAATGGCTCCTCAGTGAgactgagccctgcagcagaggggctgctgtggctctgcagccgcACTGGGGTCCCTCCCCGGCGCAGCGGAGCATTCGCAGGCAAAGCTCGATCAAAGATTTCTGGGCTCAGATCTTGCCCaaaagtaactttttttttctttggctttTCAGAGCTCTGCCTTTCAGCTTCCTCTGTTGTAACTAAAAACACAGactgttatttttttaaatagccGTTTTCCTTGGCAACCTTTTTTTCCAAGGCACACAGCAGGATGCCACACATGAGCTACCTGAAGGTGGCTACAAATCATTCTCTGGATTCACCAGAGGCAAAACCTTATGATCCCACGTAATGCTCCCCCTGCTCAAAACCCAAGAGGGGAATCTGACCTGTCTGCAGTGCTTCAAAGATCTCTGTGCAGCTGGAGACTGCAAGGGTTTCACCTCTTCCATCAAGGGCATCATAGAAGCATTCCTAGCAAATGTGACAGTTACCTTTTAATACCACCTCAGATACTGCCCCTGGTTACATGAAGTGAAAAGAACTTTTTCTGTGAGCAGCATTTCACAACCAGTCCATTGCTTTCTAAATGATAAAGCTAAACATGGACCCTCCCCTAACAGGAAAGCTTCCAACAAAGCTTCTCGGGTGAGCAGGGAGCAAACTGATGCCACTGACAgcattcagctgctcctcgttcAAGGCAGTCAAGTCACAAATGTCTCTTAGCCAAGAGTATCATTACTGAAGGAGCAGATTCACCTCTGGCTCTCCTGCCAGGACTGCAGCAGTCAGGAAGTCAGTGACCAacctgcactctctccagtggTTGCTCCTCTGGTGTTCTCTTCAGCACAGGTGACAGCCAGTAACCGCTCTGTGCCCGCTCAGCCGATAGAGGCCTGCTGGTGTTTGctggggagtgggatggagtggtgCAGGGCTTGCTTTCGTCAGACACTGGGCTcacttcctgctctctgctcagaTCTGGTACAGCATTCCTTCTAGCATCTTTAGTGCAATGGTTGGAACTGAAATCTTTAGAGCAAGCATACAGAAGGGACAATTAAAGACTGATGGGAAGCTGCAGACTTCAGTATGAAGCCAGGTGAATAACAGAAGTACAACAGCACCAAAAACTCCATCCCCTGCTGAGCATCTGCCACCATGGTGCCACCTTTATACTTAGTGTCTTGAGAAGCTCACAAAGCTACTGCTTGGGAGAAACCAAGCAATAAGACAGCTTTAAATGAACAGAGCTACTCTAACCAAACCCATAGACCTGCACCAGCCCTGACAAGGgaaagggttttgttttgtgataAGAGATGATAGTTTTGTGCCCCAATGTTTAAGGTCAGTCATGGACCAGAAATACATCAACTTACAGGAGCCTATTTCAGCCACTTGTGCCAGTCCAGAGGTGCCAGTTGTTTCTTCAGTCTCTTCTACTGGTTTAACAGTTTGAAAAGTGTCTATCTtgtccttcagcagcctgaCATGTTTGAAAGGACTGACCTGCCAAAACAAAACTCACCTCAGACTACTGTTTGCTCCAGTATCACATTGTACTTTGGTATGAAAAACAGACTTAACTCTCTATTCCATGGTAGAAACATACAAATCAGGAGCTGTGTCAAGAATATGTTCAGCTTTATTGCCTTTCATAGCCTGCccctccagagcatccctaGAATTTGGTTTCTGACAGTCTGTGCTACTTTAAGAATGAGCCTGACTAAATACCAAGTCACTTATGCTAGGATTGACTTCACTTTGAACTACAAACACTTTAATTAGCAAAAATCAAGCCTGTCAAACGTAGGAGAACAAAGGTAAAGGAGCAAAGCCTCCATGCTCTACACAAGCAACCTCCTAACATCCCCTTGCTGTGAGGGAAAGAGTTCACAGAAAGTCAGCAGAACTGAAGCCACGAATCCTGCTACGGCTGCACTGAGCTTTGCATTCCCCTCCTCCCAGCACATGTTGATCCCTGAGGGACCTAAACTGGCACAACAGATATATGAGAGAGCCTCACCTGAGCCAAATCTTCTTTCTGCCTGttgcttctctgctgggcaaggAACTGAATGAGGCTGTTATTCTCCGGCGATCCCCGCGCTCCAATTGCTGCCCTTCGTCTGAATTTTAATGAAGCTGGAGATGCCCCTGAAATGGGGACAGGAGAGGCAAAAAACACAAGACTTCTTTTGGTAAGAAAACCTAAAGCCTTAAAACACTGATTCCTCTTTAAGGGTGATTTATGCTGTTCAGGAAAACATCCAAAATTAGCTGCTCAGCTCAAGAAACCCTCCCAAGCAAAAGTAAGGGAGCTTCCCAATGGCAAGTTAAAATCCTTCtgaagcagaaaggcagcaaatGGTTTGGGTAGGCAGGGACCTTTGAAAGTCATCTCATCTAACCACctgcagtgaggcagggcaAAAAGAGAATGTTGCTTTTACTTTTTCAACTGCTAGTTAAGGAACCATCTACCAAAACCTGCAGAATTTGTCTTGCTACTCCCTTGTGAAGCTCAGAGACACCCTCATGGGCAGGATAAGAGAAAGTTAAACTGGGAGCTAAAGGAACTTCACATCCCAGTCCCACCCTCTAGCATATTCAAACTCAGACAACCTGCACCTGACCTAAATGGAAGCTTTTGGCTGTgtgcttggacaagatgacctccagaTGTCATCTGAGAAGGACAACAGTCACTAGCCACTCAGGCCTTACCTACAGATTGTATAGCAAAGCTTTCCTGGAGGAGCCCAAATTCAGCAACTGTTCCACGTGTAAAGCCCACAGGTGTCTGCCCCTGGCTCGCTGACAGTCCCCAGGCAGATTCTCCTTCTGCTTTGTCCCTGTTAGGTGTCAGGCAGAATTCATCCCCCAAAGAAAGACGGCTGCTTGCCGGCAgattctccttgctgctgaaaggcaaggactgctccccagcagcagccctttccAGCGTGTCCAGAGAGCACTCagtgagctggcagctgctgacacCTGCCCTGGGGCGCTGTGATCGCCTGCCGCGGCTTCTGGGGTGCTGCAGGGTGCCTCTTGGCAGCTGCACCTCCTGCCCATTGCTTAAATTCTCCTTGAATGCCTTTATGCCTTTGCAAATCTTCTGGTCCTTTGACAGCTCAGAACAAGGggcctcttccttctcttttgtgTGTGCTCTCTCATTGTCTTGAGCTTTCAGGAGAGCGTTTCCATTCTTCAGTCTTCTGTGCATGCTTAGGGACTGACTGATTTTAAGACAGACTGACCCAGGTGCCTCACTATAGGGTAGGAAAAGCTactgaaaagaagaagaaaaaaggtatTTTAATAGGTATTTGTCAACAGCAAGAGTTCAGTCCCATTCCCAAGCTTCTACCACATCTAGTTGTTTTTTCCTTGAATAAGGTGTTGGAAAGGGAAGTGGAAAGGGAAAaatcctatcatagaatcaagcaggttggaagagaacctccaagctcatccagtccagcctagcatccagccctagccaatcaaccagaccatggcactaagtgcctcatccagtctagtcttgatcacctccagggatggtgacttcaccacctccctgggcagcccattccaatggcaaatcactgtctctgtgaagaccttcctcctaatacccagcctatcTCCAGAAAGCTCCACAGAAAGAACACTAAAGGCCAGCACCATAAAGACAAACTCCCAGCAACAGAACCCCGCAGCAGAAATGTTTCATGAGGAAGGAAACAGAGGCCCTGCTTTCACTCCTCAAACTTACACTTTACATGTcactcacactgcagcccttctgctGCAAGTATTGCAACAAGTAGTAGCAGTTGGATACTAATTGGAAAACTTCGgacttcagggagctgtagagaacaaggaggtctccctttcacctcctcctctccagactgaacacatcCAGCAGCCTCAagcccctcctcatagcccagatgctccaggcccatctctggacacgctccagcccctcaatgtcctttctgTAGTGagaagcccagagctgaactCAACAATTCATGgatggcctcagcagtgctgaacacaggggcagccctgctgcccaccgtGTTTCTAATAtaacccaggatgccactgactttcttggccacctgggcactgctgactctTATTTATCTGACTGTCTTGTCTGGTCTTTCAAGAGGGCCCTTCGTGGTGGGGCTGTTAGATGTCAAAGCCCAGCAATCACCAACTGCCACCGCAACGGTGCACCGGCAGAAATACGGCACCGGCCGCGACTCTGACCAAgccttgtgccaggagaaggccGCGGGAGACAGCACCAAAGGCTCTACCGAAACCCAGACAGGCAATGCCCACAGCACTTCCCTCAGGCGAGGCCTACTCGTTAATGCCAAACCCAGGGGGCCGCGGTTAATGCCCAACGGCGGTGACTCCCGGGCACCTCGGCTCCGTCAGAGCTCACCCCCTGCCCTCACCTCCGGCGTTGCCCCCTCTGCCAGGTACAGCCCCTCGCTGGCCCGCggcccccagcccctcacctcCGCCCGCTTCACCCAGCGCTCACCGCAGACGCCGCCCGAAGCCCGCTACCGCCATTCAAACGGGACGCATTGCTCCATATCCCTCCGCGCCATCGCCCGCCTTCGCCAACCCCTTGCGGACGCCAAGCAGGGCGCAACACCGCGGACAAAGGGGCAcagagggacagcagctcccGGGAGCAGGCCTTGCGCCGTTCCGCTCTCCGGGCGCGGACGAGGACTCCCGGGCAGCGGGGACTCTTTGGCTCCTGAGCGCGGAGTGATCTTAAAAGGCCACTGACCTgcgcagtgctgctgctgggacagctaACGGCCGGCTCACGAGACCCGCCCACGTGACAGGCGGCTGCCCCTCAAACCAGAATGAGGCTTTTGATTGGCCACCAGCAACGCCCTCCCCGCCCCCTCCTGCTCTCCCGCCCCCCTTGCCCCGCCTCTCCAGCAGAGCGGCGTTCTCATTGGACAAGGGGCGCAGCGCGGTAGCGATTGGCCGCGGCTCGTGTCGGTCAGCGGGGTGCTGCCTTCCGGGTTGGGcaggagccgccgccgccgccgcagcatGAGGCGGGTAACGCTGTTCGTTAACGGCAGCCCCCGGAACGGGAaggtgaggggcagggagggggagttCCACTGCCCGCGGGGAGGGTCAGCCCGCCCCCAGCTTACCCCCTGCCCGCTCTGCGaaatcttttctcctttctctgctttgcctcagccgcCGGCGGTAGGGGCGTACCGGCGATGCCGGTGTTTGGGCTCCGGGACGGGACTGCGGAGCTGCGAGAGCTCCTTTAGCCGCCTTTCAGGGGCGCAGTGCCCGTGGCTGCGGCAGAGGAAGCATCGTTACTCTCGCCATCCCCGCTCCGGACCCGGGGTGGTTCCCGGGGCCTAGTCCCTGTGTCTCGGACTGCAGTGCGGTGTCACCTGGAGAAACTTCGCAGCGGTCGTTCGGCCTGGGGGCTCTGTGGGGAATCGCCACAAGCCAAGGACTGCTTGATGGAGTCGCAGTTAAAGCCCCCTTCGTGTCGTCCTTGCTGGTTCGGGTGCTGCGGGAGCGTGGGAAATCAAACCCCAGGGGTGtcagagctgtgccctgccaggTGCTGCTTGGAGCGGCAGGGAACGACCCTGCTTAAACCCTGCTCGCTTGTTTCAGAGCTCTGTAAGCATCGAAAAGTGCAAATGTAGGTACCGGGCCCTGGGGATCAAACAGTTCAGGTTTCCAGGTCCGGCCAGGGTACACCTAGTCCAGTTGTCCCAGGTGCTCTCCGTCGTCCCCGACCTTTCCCATCCCCATCTCTGGGTGCAGACAGTTGATATGGCAGCAGTTTGATCCTTGGAGCTTAGAGAGAGGGAAATAAATTGGGGGGAGACTCGGGACACAGCAAGTAGCAATATTTCTTTAGAGAGATGAGCACTGGAATCATTCCTGCAGGACCAGCATCGATCCCTTCCCTGCTGCGGCTGCCACCTTGCTGCCCCGAGGCTGGGGTGAGATGTGCCCCTGATTGGGGCGGTGGTCTTTGAACCCCAAAGAggctctctcctctttcttaaGTAAACATCCATACCTATCTCCCTCTCTGGTTTAAGGAGATCCTGATAGCTCTGGAAACGGATCTGAGGTGACAGGAGCCGAGGGAAGGCAGTGCCTacagctccctctccccacaggtGGTGGCTGTCTATGGGACCCTCTCAGACCTGCTGTCTGTGGCTAGCAGTAAGCTGGGGATCAAAGCAACCAGTGTGTACAATGGGAAGGGAGGACTCATCGATGATATTGCTTTGATTAGGTAAGGTTTATTCCATCAAACTCAAATCACTGCTGTGGATTAAGAGACTTCCTGACCTATTAATTCTCTGACCTTAATCAATAACCAGTGCATTCCTTAAAGCCAGATTTTATCACTGCCAGCCAGCATGCCCAGGCGTGCTTTAGCTTCACAGAGTGGGGAGAAAAACAACTGTTGTGTGTAACTAAACTGGCTGAGTAATGAGTGATCCATCCCTGCCTGCTTGGGCACCTCTCTGGTGAAAGTCACTCCTGTTACAGTCCACTGGAAACCTGCAAAATGAAGACAAAAATCAGACAGTGGAGTTCTAACTAATGGCAACTGATCAGCATTTAACCTGCAGCTGATCAGGAGGGGTTCCCACTGGCATTCAGATGAGCAAAGAATTATGATTAATGTTGGTTatctttctgcttctcttcccctgcccctgcccctttcAGGGATGATGATGTTCTGTTCGTCTGTGAAGGAGAACCATTCATTGGTGAGTCTTTGTAATTCTTCTGTTCAACCTCCTGTTTAGCAGTTTTGGGTTGGCTTTGCTGTAAATCTAAGGCTTCGGTTTCTGATGTTTCCAGAAACTGCCTCTTACCAGAGAGAGGATTCAGAAATAGTCCTTATTTTCTACTACTTATTGTCTCTTGGTCTATGTAGATCCCCAGACTGATGGGAGAGCCCCTGAGGAGCTAACAGGGTCCCACACAGACTGGCTGACACTCAACGTTGGAGGCAGATACTTCACCACCACAAGGTGAAAGTGCAGCTGGTTGCTTTTGCTCCTGAGTAGCTTCAGTtcatgcagctggcagtgaatatagaatcatagaatcaaccaggttggaagagacctccaagatcatccagtccaacctagcacccagccctatccagtcaactagaccatggcactgagtgcctcatccaggctgttcttgaacacctccagggacggtgcctccaccatctccctgggcagcccattccaatgccaatcactctctctgccaacaacttcctcctaacatccagcctagacctgccccagcacaacttgagactgtgtccccttgttccattgctggttgcctgggagaagaggccaaccccacctggctacaatgttccttcaggtagttgtagacagcaatgaggtcacccctaagcctcctcttctccaggctgcacacccccagctccctcagcctctcctcatagggtttgtgttccaggcccttcaccagctttgttgcccttctctggacacgctccagcacctcaacatctctcttgaattgaggggccctgaactggacacatgcAGTGAGTGAGGCTTCAGATGCTCCTgcagaagggccacaaaaagAACTGACTGTGGAGGAGCTTTCTCTGTTTACCTGTGAAGTGAAActgtggagcagagcctgagcaggCCTGCACTTACCCTTGGATAGCTCAGTTAACTCAGTGCTTTCTGTTGCAAACACCTCTGTGGGACCTTGGGTCAGCAATGTAATCTGTTAGCACAGGGTGTGAAATGAGATCAGTGGAGCGCTGGGGTTGGTGGAATGCACATCACACACTGAAGACACAAAATACTCCCCCAGGCAGCAGTTCTGTCTCTGCTGGGGCACATTCTGTtctgaaaataaaccaaaactgctctgcctttcttttctAGGAGCACTTTGGTTAATAAGGAGCCTGACAGCATGCTGGCCCACATGTTCAAAGATAAAGGTTGGTACATTGGAACAAACTTTGGCTTTTAGGCTAACAAGTTGGCACAACAGGCAGAAGGCACTGTCAGAGCCAGACTTGTTCATGTGATTGTATAAAAAATAGGTTAAAATGTCAAAGCAGAACATAGAATTGTGGGGGTTTAACTGTCCCTTTCTCTCTGTCCCTGTCATGCTTAGCACCTCACAAACTGAAAATGCCCCTTCCAGCCACAGATACTGTGTTGGGGTCTGTCTGTGTTTGCTTCATTATGGCTTTTCACCTTATTTGTGCATCTTGCTGGGTTTTATCCAGAGAATCAATGAGCAGACAGAGCAGTGCCTAGGAGAGGGGGCAACCCAAAACTTTAGTGCTGCTCTGATTCCAACACTGTGTTGTGTATGGTGAGAGGCTTGGGTTGGTGACAGCAGCAGTCAGTTCCTTTCAAGGCGCTTCCCACTCCCGCTCTTGTTCTCCTTTCCACTGGAATGTTTCATAATCCAGTCCCTTTGGTAGTAACATCTGACAGTGAAGCAAATGCCCTTCTGCTAATCTCTGCCATTTGCTGCTGTATATGTTGTGGAAACAGATGCATGGGGGAATAAGCAAGATCCTAGAGGAGCATTCCTCATTGACCGCAGCCCCGAGTATTTTGAGCCCATTTTGAACTATTTGCGTCACGGACAGCTCATTGTAAATGATGGCATTAATTTGCTAGGTAGGTACTGCCTGTCTGGCATCTCCTCCCTTCTTACCTTTACAAGTTCAACTTTGCCCTCAGGCCAAGCTGTTGAGGTCAGTGAGGCCTGTCTGTGCTCATCTGAGTGGTTGGGGGTGTTCTGTGCTGAGTTCGTTCTCCAGTGCTGCAGTTCCACCTGCTTGGGTTAGTGAAGATCTGCTGCTCAAACCTGTTTGTCTTTAGAGCATTAAACCCCCTCCCTGGTGGGTCAGTGCCTGGCAGTGATTCTGGAGTTGGTGTCTCTGGCCCAATGCTGCCATTGGAGACATCCTCTAGGAGCTGGTTTTCACTCCAGTCACAGCAAGAACATGGCTTGCTGTCAGCTTTACTGGTTGATGCATTTCTTCAGGGCTCCTTAAGCTCcaacagctgctctgtgcctctgttAGTGTGGCTGAGCTGTAGGTAAGGTCTGACAAGCAGGGGAAGTCCACGGGATTGATGCTGCTCCAGGAGTAGGAATGGATTCACATGGCCTTCTGGGTTGGATCCTGGTGTGGCTGTACTGGCTTCTCCAGACAGGGCCGACTAGGAACAAGTGATTggatgagaggagatggcctcaagttgccccatgggaggtttaggttggacattagaagaaacttctctggaagggttctcagagactgcctcaggctgcccagggaggtggctgaatgcccatccctggagaatgtggtgctgagggccatggcttagccccagccttggcagagttagagaatggttggagtagatgagcttaaagagcttttccagctgaagtgGTTGTGTGATTCTAAGACAAATGCCTCTCTGAGACCCCTGGGGACAActcctgctgctttgttgcAGGTGTGTTGGAAGAAGCCAGGTTCTTCGGCATCGATTCCCTAATCGAACATCTAGAAATAGCCATTAAGGTaactcctttcctcttccttctgaGTGCACATGCCCTGTTCTTCCAGGCAAGCTACAACTCAGTGCTATCCCTGGTAGCTTTCAAACACCTCTCCCAACAGAACTCTCAGCCAGCTGAGGACCATTCTCCTATATCTCGCAAGGAGTTTGTCCGGTTCCTGCTGGCAACCCCAACCAAGTCTGAGCTGCGCTGCCAGGTGAGACacggcagcctctgcctgcagcagcacagcaacctCTGCCCCAACTCTTTGTCTTCAGAACTGCACCCCCTCTTCTGTGACTCCTGGGGCTTTGCTTTCTTATGTGCAGGGTCTCAATTTCAGTGGAGCAGATCTCTCACGCCTGGATCTTCGCTACATCAACTTCAAGATGGCCAACCTGAGCCGCTGCAACCTAGCACATGCCAACCTCTGCTGTGCCAACCTGGAGAGAGCTGACCTCTCTGGATCAGTGCTTGATGTAAGAGCTGCTGTAGCTTGCACAAGCTGGGCTGTCCTCTGCTTGTTTCAAAGGAGGGGGAAGTGGAACAAGCAGAAAAGTGGAAGGCATGCAGCTTTTTGGGGTCTGCTGCACTTGTTCAGGCAGATCACTGCCAGAGCTGTTTGAAGATAGCTCCTGGGAAgaaagggcagtggaagaggagaaCCTGGCTCCTGCTGACAGGAAAGGGATGCTAGAGcaagctcctgccagccctcaCAATAGGGAGGCTGTTGTGCTTGAACAGGTTCACTTCCAAAGCAGAAGTGAAAGCCATGCTCTGCTCAGTGTTCTCACTGCTGTGTCTCTCCACCAGTGTGCAAACCTGCAGGGGGTGAAGATGCTCTGCTCCAACGCCGAGGGAGCCTCGCTCAAAGGCTGCAATTTTGAAGACCCATCAGGCCTGAAAGCTAATCTGGAAGGTAAGAAGGTGTTTGCCTGATGGATGATCTGTGGAACCTGCACCATGCATTTGTGAGGCTGTGGCATGGGCAAGCCATCTGCTtgggagaggaggccacagagagtGGACAGTATGATCGTGTCACCAgtgtgctttgggttggaagggacctctagaggtcacctggtccaactccctgcagtcagcagaggcaaGTCATTCACTTCCAAGTTCTGCCTTTGATTTCTGTCAATTCACCACTGAGCaagcagcattctgcagctggTTTGTCTCAGAACTCCTCTTGGTGCTTTAGGGGCTAACCTGAAAGGTGTTGACATGGAAGGCAGCCAGATGACAGGCATCAACCTGCGAGTGGCAACGCTGAAAAATGCCAAACTCAAGAACTGCAACCTGAGAGGAGCAACCTTGGCAGGAACTGATTTGGAAGTGAGTTGTGATTTACTTTATACTTTGTACACTACCTGGCCACGTTTTGAGGCTTGCTGGTTTTGGCCTGAGTTCTGCAGCTTCACAGCaggatcttctcagtggtgctcagggacaggacaagaggcagtaggcacaaactgggacccaggaggttgcatctgaagaagaaacttctttggtgtgagagtgctggaggcgTGGAGTAGActgtgcagagaggttgtggagtctccttctctggagagcttccacccCACCTGGCCCTTGcaattctgggcagcctgctgatgaagcagggggttggactggatgatctccagaggtcacttccaaccttcaCCATGTTGGGATTCTGGGCTTTGTAGAGCAGTTGTGGAATCttagctggctgctggcagtggcacACTGCAGTCTCCATCAGAAGGACAAAGCAGCtccccctgcacagcctgcctggggctgggagcttgccCTGGACGcgtggcagtgctgtgggctCTGGGTGGATGTGGCTCCAGGTGTGTTCAGCTAacagtgatttttcttttgcCCTTTAGAATTGTGATCTATCAGGTTGTGATCTACAAGAAGCTAACTTGAGGGGATCCAATGTGAAAGGAGCCATCTTTGAAGAGATGCTGACACCTTTGCACATGTCTCAGAGCGTCAGA contains:
- the CDCA2 gene encoding cell division cycle-associated protein 2 isoform X2, with translation MHRRLKNGNALLKAQDNERAHTKEKEEAPCSELSKDQKICKGIKAFKENLSNGQEVQLPRGTLQHPRSRGRRSQRPRAGVSSCQLTECSLDTLERAAAGEQSLPFSSKENLPASSRLSLGDEFCLTPNRDKAEGESAWGLSASQGQTPVGFTRGTVAEFGLLQESFAIQSVGASPASLKFRRRAAIGARGSPENNSLIQFLAQQRSNRQKEDLAQVSPFKHVRLLKDKIDTFQTVKPVEETEETTGTSGLAQVAEIGSYFSSNHCTKDARRNAVPDLSREQEVSPVSDESKPCTTPSHSPANTSRPLSAERAQSGYWLSPVLKRTPEEQPLERVQECFYDALDGRGETLAVSSCTEIFEALQTVTTEEAERQSSEKPKKKKVTFGQDLSPEIFDRALPANAPLRRGGTPVRLQSHSSPSAAGLSLTEEPLPQPNFDCSEECEPLRGLVQDPVAAEDLMPAENAEAAAGKAGRMRTRSSMKKCSTTSEGTDVGISSATAPENTKGMDNPRRNKLPKQKNPTISTVKKPQKRQRAGCVKRRKKVKPALYGERTMASKKPLLSPVPEVSECSLSPSSLFFSEDVFSWSACKDVQQKPVAERMRGQTISTADTSGSSEDLNVAEGSSSHETVPQVSDGDLEAAAGADQEFSNVVPDARGGLDTSDCAPQSEETAHVTEAEGSTSWRENGRLEGALLNEAEWVTGLEFMEQEGARRSLHPQKGSARTGLRRRRTRSGVFPFPAFQQEDTTEDNLPLPPFHMEEFLAAPCDSFNVEDFFSVPQPKRDHSEPSGRGAVRVRRSMRLHEDAQSEGLEWILLPKEMQNCPPLLAPARKLRRSATVLGESENLGFGERNLTQFSAAGKENEGSARPAGSACRQPRRRSLRLSTPGGTAAEAQARRWSIANPVCRKGRGDPSPSEEAEIPLHSR